The following proteins are encoded in a genomic region of Protaetiibacter sp. SSC-01:
- a CDS encoding carbohydrate ABC transporter permease, whose product MSAVTAGRRTGTQLTFRQKLSNFDYKFSPYLYVAPFFILFALLGAFPIIYTVNVSLYDWDLLKGQGDFIGFENYLTTLQDPFFWNAFGNTISIFLLSAVPQLVMATIIAAVLDQAIRASTFWRMSVLLPYIAAPVAVAVIFTQVFNQFGGPITGLTELMGLEPIRWGYDPFPAHIAIATMVNWRWTGYNALILLAAMQAIPRDMYESAALDGAGRIRRFWSITIPMIRPTMIFVIITATIGGLQIFTEPKLFDGQSNGGANRQFQTIVLYLYEMAFPRRDFGRAAATAWILFLIIVLIGLINYAISRTIASQDISRVRTPKRAALTANGVRR is encoded by the coding sequence ATGAGCGCAGTCACGGCAGGTCGGCGGACCGGCACCCAGTTGACGTTCCGCCAGAAGCTCTCGAACTTCGACTACAAGTTCTCGCCGTACCTGTACGTCGCACCGTTCTTCATCCTGTTCGCGCTCCTCGGCGCCTTCCCGATCATCTACACCGTCAACGTCTCGCTGTACGACTGGGACCTGCTCAAGGGCCAGGGCGACTTCATCGGCTTCGAGAACTACCTGACGACCCTGCAGGACCCGTTCTTCTGGAACGCCTTCGGCAACACCATCAGCATCTTCCTGCTCTCCGCGGTGCCGCAGCTCGTCATGGCGACGATCATCGCCGCCGTGCTCGACCAGGCCATCCGCGCCAGCACCTTCTGGCGGATGAGCGTGCTGCTGCCCTACATCGCCGCCCCCGTCGCGGTGGCGGTCATCTTCACCCAGGTCTTCAACCAGTTCGGCGGACCCATCACGGGCCTCACCGAGCTCATGGGGCTCGAGCCGATCCGCTGGGGCTACGACCCCTTCCCCGCGCACATCGCGATCGCGACGATGGTCAACTGGCGCTGGACGGGCTACAACGCGCTCATCCTGCTCGCCGCGATGCAGGCCATCCCGCGTGACATGTACGAGTCGGCCGCGCTCGACGGCGCCGGCCGCATCCGCCGCTTCTGGTCGATCACGATCCCGATGATCCGCCCCACGATGATCTTCGTCATCATCACCGCCACGATCGGCGGCCTGCAGATCTTCACCGAGCCCAAGCTCTTCGACGGCCAGTCGAACGGCGGCGCGAACCGCCAGTTCCAGACGATCGTGCTCTACCTCTACGAGATGGCGTTCCCGCGCCGCGACTTCGGCCGCGCCGCCGCGACCGCCTGGATCCTCTTCCTCATCATCGTCCTCATCGGTCTGATCAACTACGCCATCTCGCGCACGATCGCCTCCCAGGACATCTCGCGCGTGCGCACCCCCAAGCGCGCCGCGCTCACCGCGAACGGAGTCCGCCGATGA
- a CDS encoding carbohydrate ABC transporter permease, which produces MTSTITRPPVAPTRPLGREERRRKARFYDRPGWLSYALLVVFFIAAVFPLWWSFVMASRQASDINAVPPVVIPGPNFIENVLKAFATVDFAKALLNSLIISGAIAVAVVFFSTLAGFAFAKLKFRGRNPLMVTVIATMAIPTQLGIIPLFMLVSELKLANSLWAVIIPGLVSAFGVFFMRQYLVDTIPDELIEAARMDGASMWGTFWHVAIPAARPAMAVLGLFMFMAAWTDFLWPLLVLGPKNPSVQTALAALNASGGHTPDYSMVLAGAIISIVPLLILFLFAGKQLIAGIMSGAVKG; this is translated from the coding sequence ATGACCTCGACCATCACCCGCCCCCCGGTCGCGCCGACCCGTCCCCTCGGCCGCGAGGAGCGCCGCCGCAAGGCGCGCTTCTACGACCGACCCGGCTGGCTGAGCTACGCGCTGCTCGTCGTCTTCTTCATCGCGGCCGTCTTCCCGCTGTGGTGGTCGTTCGTCATGGCGAGCCGCCAGGCGTCCGACATCAACGCCGTGCCGCCCGTCGTGATCCCCGGGCCGAACTTCATCGAGAACGTGCTGAAGGCGTTCGCGACGGTCGACTTCGCGAAGGCGCTGCTCAACAGCCTCATCATCTCGGGCGCGATCGCGGTCGCCGTCGTCTTCTTCTCGACGCTCGCCGGCTTCGCGTTCGCCAAGCTCAAGTTCCGCGGCCGCAACCCGCTCATGGTGACCGTCATCGCGACGATGGCGATCCCGACCCAGCTCGGCATCATCCCGCTCTTCATGCTCGTGTCGGAGCTCAAGCTCGCGAACTCGCTGTGGGCCGTCATCATCCCCGGCCTCGTGTCGGCGTTCGGCGTGTTCTTCATGCGCCAGTACCTCGTCGACACGATCCCCGACGAGCTCATCGAGGCCGCCCGCATGGACGGCGCCTCGATGTGGGGCACCTTCTGGCACGTGGCCATCCCGGCGGCGCGACCCGCGATGGCGGTGCTCGGCCTCTTCATGTTCATGGCCGCCTGGACCGACTTCCTGTGGCCGCTGCTCGTGCTCGGGCCGAAGAACCCCTCGGTGCAGACGGCGCTCGCCGCCCTCAACGCCTCGGGCGGCCACACACCCGACTACTCGATGGTGCTCGCGGGTGCGATCATCTCGATCGTCCCGCTGCTCATCCTGTTCCTCTTCGCGGGCAAGCAGCTCATCGCGGGCATCATGTCCGGGGCGGTGAAGGGCTGA
- a CDS encoding FAD-dependent oxidoreductase, producing MSEPGLPDFDETFDVLVVGTGAGGLSAAAIAAEGGASVVVLEKAARIGGTTRKSAAALWIPGNRFMREAGIDDRAEDVIRFLARIGRPALYDPEAPRFGLPEWEYDMLHAFCENAATAQDELERVGAMWLAPSPFGISDYQGHRPENVHPVGRTLYEAKTLGAADGGQVLVDRLAAGAEKHGAVIRLEHEVADVVLDEDGAVIGLEVRTPAGDVRLGARAGVIFASGGFTHNPEYRVQFLNGPFMGGCAAPTNTGDFLRIGMQLGVELGDLSEAWTVAINTERMEREPDTFMSSFYVLGDGMIEVNRAGRRVVNEKAPYNEHGRVMSNWDPVELRYPNMPLIAIWDQQVADRWGIDRFGNPVPAPGADPYWVVSGDSLEELAEAIDAKLSELGPRTGNARLDADFVENLRATIERYGELADAGSDTDFGRGDTPFERYVSSRFGDGDGPNPLMRRLDTSGRLYASVLALGTLDTKGGPRTTPHREVLRPDGSTIPGLYAVGNCAASATGQGYPGAGATLGPIVTEGYLAAKRVLSRI from the coding sequence ATGTCAGAACCCGGCCTTCCCGATTTCGACGAGACGTTCGACGTGCTCGTCGTGGGCACTGGAGCAGGGGGTCTGAGCGCCGCCGCCATCGCGGCGGAGGGCGGCGCATCCGTCGTCGTGCTCGAGAAGGCTGCGCGGATCGGCGGCACGACCCGGAAGTCGGCGGCCGCTCTCTGGATCCCGGGCAACCGGTTCATGCGCGAGGCCGGGATCGACGACCGTGCCGAGGACGTCATCCGCTTCCTCGCGCGCATCGGACGCCCCGCGCTGTACGACCCTGAGGCGCCGCGGTTCGGGCTCCCGGAGTGGGAGTACGACATGCTCCACGCGTTCTGCGAGAATGCCGCGACCGCGCAGGATGAGCTCGAGCGCGTCGGCGCCATGTGGCTCGCGCCGTCGCCGTTCGGCATCTCCGACTACCAGGGCCATCGGCCCGAGAACGTCCACCCGGTCGGCCGCACGCTGTACGAGGCCAAGACCCTCGGCGCGGCCGACGGCGGGCAGGTGCTCGTCGACCGCCTCGCTGCGGGCGCCGAGAAGCACGGGGCCGTCATTCGCCTCGAGCACGAGGTCGCGGATGTCGTGCTCGACGAGGACGGCGCGGTGATCGGCCTCGAGGTGCGCACGCCCGCAGGCGACGTGCGCCTCGGCGCGCGCGCGGGCGTGATCTTCGCGAGCGGCGGGTTCACCCACAACCCCGAATACCGCGTGCAGTTCCTCAACGGCCCGTTCATGGGCGGCTGCGCGGCCCCCACCAACACCGGCGACTTCCTCCGCATCGGCATGCAGCTCGGCGTGGAGCTCGGTGACCTCTCGGAAGCCTGGACCGTCGCGATCAACACCGAGCGCATGGAGCGCGAGCCCGACACGTTCATGTCGAGCTTCTACGTGCTCGGCGACGGGATGATCGAGGTCAACCGCGCCGGCCGTCGCGTCGTCAACGAGAAGGCGCCGTACAACGAGCACGGTCGGGTCATGTCGAACTGGGACCCCGTCGAGCTGCGCTACCCGAACATGCCGCTCATCGCGATCTGGGACCAGCAGGTCGCCGACCGCTGGGGCATCGACCGCTTCGGGAACCCCGTGCCGGCCCCCGGAGCCGACCCCTACTGGGTCGTCTCGGGCGACAGCCTCGAGGAGCTCGCCGAGGCCATCGACGCCAAGCTCTCCGAGCTCGGCCCCCGCACGGGCAACGCTCGACTCGACGCCGATTTCGTCGAGAACCTGCGGGCGACGATCGAGCGCTACGGCGAGCTCGCCGACGCCGGGTCCGACACCGACTTCGGCCGCGGCGACACGCCGTTCGAACGCTACGTCTCGAGCCGCTTCGGCGACGGCGACGGCCCCAACCCGCTCATGCGGCGCCTCGACACGAGCGGCCGTCTCTACGCATCCGTCCTCGCGCTCGGCACCCTCGACACCAAGGGCGGGCCGCGCACGACGCCGCACCGCGAGGTGCTGCGCCCCGACGGCTCGACCATCCCCGGCCTCTACGCGGTCGGCAACTGCGCCGCGTCGGCGACGGGTCAGGGCTACCCCGGGGCGGGCGCGACCCTCGGGCCGATCGTGACCGAGGGGTACCTGGCGGCGAAGCGCGTCCTCTCGCGCATCTGA
- a CDS encoding ABC transporter substrate-binding protein yields MVSKILGPAVALTTAAALVLTGCAADDGGTGGTGGEGSGGTYTIYASLSLTGALAGSSKAQQEGLEIAVDSINANGGIAGEQIELIVADDQLDPTKAVTLLQEQIDKEAPDLVVHGVSSAVTLAMLPLLTRNEILSIGNTYANAINDPATYPYAFGTNPVVALDPQAAAELFADEGYKKIAYLGANDALGQSIAEAFAEELPGKGFELVQEAYAPADLDMTAQLQRLQSGDPDALIIQGYGSASGYALESRTKLGWDIPTYGDGGLGNGNNLALISSEADWNNLYLRVFAINTAERTVTGTAAFDYLTAELEKRGSSFDQLMQLYTHQWDAVHVVKQGVEQAGSKDAAAVAEALENLEALDGESPYLTFPEYKSYTGENHFRNLGTDAYIVVRPGPVVEGTIQSIE; encoded by the coding sequence GTGGTTTCGAAGATTCTGGGGCCCGCGGTGGCCCTCACCACAGCGGCAGCCCTCGTGCTGACGGGCTGCGCGGCTGACGACGGCGGCACCGGCGGAACCGGTGGCGAAGGGTCCGGCGGCACCTACACCATCTACGCGAGCCTCTCGCTGACGGGCGCGCTCGCGGGGTCGTCCAAGGCGCAGCAGGAGGGCCTCGAGATCGCGGTCGACTCGATCAACGCGAACGGCGGCATCGCCGGCGAGCAGATCGAGCTCATCGTCGCCGACGATCAACTCGACCCGACCAAGGCCGTCACGCTGCTGCAGGAGCAGATCGACAAGGAGGCTCCCGACCTCGTCGTCCACGGCGTCTCGAGCGCCGTCACCCTCGCCATGCTGCCGCTCCTGACACGCAACGAGATCCTCTCGATCGGTAACACCTACGCTAACGCGATCAACGACCCCGCCACGTACCCCTATGCCTTCGGCACCAACCCCGTCGTCGCGCTCGACCCGCAGGCGGCCGCGGAGCTCTTCGCAGACGAGGGGTACAAGAAGATCGCCTACCTCGGCGCCAACGACGCGCTCGGTCAGAGCATCGCCGAGGCGTTCGCCGAGGAGCTGCCCGGCAAGGGCTTCGAGCTCGTGCAGGAGGCCTACGCGCCGGCCGACCTCGACATGACCGCGCAACTGCAGCGCCTTCAGTCGGGCGACCCGGATGCCCTCATCATCCAGGGCTACGGGAGCGCCTCGGGATACGCGCTCGAGAGCCGCACGAAGCTGGGATGGGACATCCCGACCTACGGCGACGGCGGCCTCGGCAACGGCAACAACCTCGCGCTCATCTCGAGCGAGGCCGACTGGAACAACCTGTACCTCCGCGTCTTCGCCATCAACACGGCCGAGCGCACGGTGACGGGCACGGCCGCGTTCGACTACCTGACCGCCGAGCTCGAGAAGCGCGGCAGCTCGTTCGACCAGCTCATGCAGCTCTACACGCACCAGTGGGACGCGGTGCACGTCGTGAAGCAGGGCGTCGAGCAGGCGGGCTCCAAGGATGCCGCGGCGGTCGCCGAGGCGCTCGAGAACCTCGAGGCCCTCGACGGCGAGTCGCCCTACCTCACCTTCCCCGAGTACAAGAGCTACACGGGTGAGAACCACTTCCGGAACCTCGGCACCGACGCCTACATCGTCGTGCGCCCCGGTCCCGTGGTCGAGGGAACCATCCAGTCCATCGAGTGA
- a CDS encoding GH1 family beta-glucosidase, with protein sequence MALELPDGFEWPVGFIWGAATAAAQVEGAAHEDGKLDSIWDHFARTPGNIAGGDDLEVSVDHYHRMPQDVQLMKSLGLDSYRFSVSWARVKPADGPVNPKGLDFYSRLVDELLDNGILPWLTLYHWDLPQAVEETGGWANRDTSQRFLDYAIAVHDALGDRVDHWTTFNEPLCSSLIAYAGGEHAPGRQEPRAGLAALHHQHLAHGLAVQELRARGAEKLGITLNLTNAIPNDPSDPVDIDAARRLDALWNRAYLEPILLGAYPEDFLEDVRAHRFDELVRDGDLETIHQEIDFLGVNHYHDDNVSGHPLPADHPKGLSPTTKKTSSWFVGSEFLTSPTRGLPRTAMGWEINPDGLRHLLVRLGREYPALPPLYITENGSAWDDVVDPDGHVHDAQRVDFLERHLEAVAQAIDEGADVRGYFAWSLMDNFEWAWGYDKRFGIVYVDYVTQERIVKDSGHAFAAAAASARTLAS encoded by the coding sequence ATGGCGCTGGAGCTCCCCGACGGGTTCGAGTGGCCCGTCGGGTTCATCTGGGGCGCCGCCACCGCCGCCGCGCAGGTCGAGGGCGCCGCCCACGAGGACGGCAAGCTCGACTCGATCTGGGACCACTTCGCCCGCACGCCCGGCAACATCGCGGGCGGCGACGACCTCGAGGTGTCGGTCGACCACTACCACCGGATGCCGCAGGACGTGCAGCTCATGAAGAGCCTCGGCCTCGACAGCTACCGCTTCTCGGTGAGCTGGGCGCGCGTCAAGCCGGCCGATGGACCCGTCAACCCGAAGGGCCTCGACTTCTACAGCCGCCTCGTCGACGAGCTGCTCGACAACGGCATCCTGCCCTGGCTCACGCTCTACCACTGGGACCTCCCTCAGGCGGTCGAGGAGACCGGCGGCTGGGCGAACCGCGACACCTCGCAGCGCTTCCTCGACTACGCGATCGCGGTGCACGACGCCCTCGGCGACCGCGTGGACCACTGGACGACGTTCAACGAGCCGCTGTGCTCGTCGCTCATCGCCTACGCGGGCGGCGAGCACGCCCCCGGACGCCAGGAGCCGCGCGCGGGCCTCGCCGCACTGCACCATCAGCACCTCGCGCACGGCCTCGCCGTGCAGGAGCTGCGCGCCCGGGGCGCCGAGAAGCTCGGCATCACGCTCAACCTCACGAACGCCATCCCGAACGACCCGAGCGATCCCGTCGACATCGATGCGGCGCGACGCCTCGACGCGCTGTGGAACCGCGCCTACCTCGAGCCGATCCTCCTCGGCGCGTACCCGGAGGACTTCCTCGAGGACGTGCGCGCGCACCGCTTCGACGAGCTCGTGCGCGACGGCGACCTCGAGACGATCCACCAGGAGATCGACTTCCTCGGGGTGAACCACTACCACGACGACAACGTCTCCGGGCATCCGCTCCCCGCGGACCACCCGAAGGGGCTCTCGCCGACCACGAAGAAGACCTCGTCGTGGTTCGTCGGCTCCGAGTTCCTCACGAGCCCCACTCGCGGTCTCCCCCGCACCGCGATGGGTTGGGAGATCAACCCGGATGGTCTCCGTCACCTGCTGGTGCGCCTGGGGCGGGAGTACCCCGCACTCCCGCCCCTCTACATCACCGAGAACGGCTCCGCGTGGGACGACGTCGTCGACCCCGACGGCCACGTGCACGACGCGCAGCGCGTCGACTTCCTCGAGCGCCACCTCGAGGCCGTCGCGCAGGCGATCGACGAGGGGGCGGATGTGCGCGGCTACTTCGCGTGGTCGCTCATGGACAACTTCGAGTGGGCCTGGGGCTACGACAAGCGGTTCGGCATCGTCTACGTCGACTACGTCACGCAGGAGCGCATCGTGAAGGACTCCGGCCACGCGTTCGCCGCGGCGGCCGCCTCCGCGCGTACGCTCGCCTCATAG
- a CDS encoding FAD-dependent oxidoreductase — protein sequence MAGPEWDVVVVGSGAAGLCAALEAHDAGARVLVLESQEEPGGSSRISGGMMLAAGTPLQRRHGIDDTADAFYHDYLMHTQWKVLPGAARRIADESASSIAWLESMGVEFYDFLSDAGYDGVPRTHSAVGRGAGVIEPLLERVAERGIEIRCGRRVTSLASDGERVVGVETPEETVRARQVVLATGGFGANPDLVRELIPATRKAGDWLWYIGAEGAQGDALELVERIGVPIIGHGRGVVMTTPGFTTAAFEGYLPGWMVLVNSRGLRFCDESLPYGLMDGLVREQGDEAWVVFDDAAKTAAVPGGPAAYRLQIPSLPGRPSPNWDSDIIDAQVAAGRVARADTLEELARAVGLPADTLAGSVARYNALVSSGDDADFGKRTEFLRPIQTGPFYAAHMRLATVCLTSVGPAVDRDARVLGASGPVEGLLAAGECTGGTLGDRYVGTGNSWINCVVYGRVAGRTAAAATVG from the coding sequence ATGGCCGGACCCGAGTGGGATGTCGTCGTCGTCGGAAGCGGGGCCGCCGGTCTCTGCGCAGCGCTCGAAGCGCACGATGCAGGAGCCCGCGTGCTCGTGCTCGAGTCACAGGAGGAGCCCGGCGGGTCGTCGCGCATCTCGGGCGGCATGATGCTGGCCGCGGGCACCCCGCTGCAGCGCCGCCACGGCATCGACGACACGGCCGACGCGTTCTACCACGACTACCTCATGCACACGCAGTGGAAGGTGCTGCCGGGAGCCGCCCGCCGCATCGCCGACGAGTCGGCATCCTCGATCGCGTGGCTCGAGAGCATGGGCGTCGAGTTCTACGACTTCCTCTCCGACGCGGGCTACGACGGCGTGCCGCGCACGCACTCGGCCGTCGGCCGCGGCGCCGGTGTCATCGAGCCGCTTCTCGAGCGCGTCGCCGAGCGGGGCATCGAGATCCGCTGCGGACGCCGGGTCACATCCCTCGCCTCCGACGGCGAGCGCGTCGTCGGCGTCGAGACCCCGGAGGAGACGGTGCGCGCACGGCAGGTCGTGCTCGCCACCGGCGGGTTCGGCGCCAACCCCGACCTCGTGCGCGAGCTCATCCCGGCGACCCGCAAGGCGGGCGACTGGCTCTGGTACATCGGAGCCGAGGGGGCGCAGGGCGACGCCCTCGAGCTCGTCGAGCGGATCGGGGTGCCGATCATCGGACACGGTCGGGGCGTCGTGATGACGACCCCGGGCTTCACGACGGCGGCCTTCGAGGGCTACCTGCCCGGCTGGATGGTGCTCGTCAACTCGCGAGGGCTGCGGTTCTGCGACGAGTCGCTTCCCTACGGCCTCATGGACGGGCTCGTGCGCGAGCAGGGCGACGAGGCGTGGGTCGTCTTCGACGACGCCGCGAAGACCGCGGCCGTGCCAGGCGGGCCCGCCGCCTACCGCCTGCAGATCCCGTCGCTTCCCGGCCGGCCGAGCCCCAACTGGGACAGCGACATCATCGACGCGCAGGTGGCCGCCGGACGGGTCGCGCGGGCCGACACCCTCGAGGAGCTCGCGCGCGCGGTCGGCCTCCCCGCCGACACCCTCGCCGGGTCCGTGGCCCGCTACAACGCCCTCGTGAGCTCGGGCGACGACGCGGACTTCGGCAAGCGGACGGAGTTCCTGCGGCCGATCCAGACGGGACCGTTCTACGCGGCCCACATGCGGCTCGCCACCGTGTGCCTCACCTCCGTCGGTCCGGCCGTCGACCGGGATGCGCGAGTGCTCGGCGCGAGCGGCCCGGTGGAGGGCCTGCTCGCGGCCGGCGAGTGCACGGGCGGCACGCTCGGCGACCGCTATGTCGGCACCGGCAACTCCTGGATCAACTGCGTCGTCTACGGTCGCGTCGCGGGCCGGACGGCGGCCGCGGCGACCGTCGGCTGA
- a CDS encoding ABC transporter substrate-binding protein gives MKLSRRTATVAAIAGTASLALVLSGCSTDGGNGGNGDEKITLTITTFGTMGIDVNYEKYMEENPNIVIEATNLENGGAARDDAYAKIAAGTGLSDVVAIEEGWLSTIAEVSTAFVDLRDYGIEDNKSDWLDWKYAQGTDADGRVFGAGLDIGPQGLCFRGDLFEAAGLPGDREGFAEAIGGEDATWESFFEFGQQYTAASGKPFYHNPSFFWNSFVNQQEEGYYKKDGETLNIKDNAALKGQMDLIVANANIGAGLPGWGVADQAKNDEFAVYVCPSWMLGVVSGYYDAGTTGTGWDFADVLPGGAANWGGAFLGVSESSEHKEEAAKLALWLAAPEQQAAAFEAAGPFPSTLAGQDLVKDSVSEFFNDAPVGEIFSNRAQGVIAQVKGPEDSNIQDNVFGPVFDKVGQGEITTGDAAWAAAMELLDQLVKQ, from the coding sequence GTGAAGCTCTCACGACGCACCGCCACTGTCGCTGCGATCGCCGGTACCGCCTCCCTCGCCCTGGTTCTCTCCGGGTGCTCGACGGACGGCGGCAACGGCGGCAACGGCGACGAGAAGATCACGCTGACCATCACGACGTTCGGCACCATGGGCATCGACGTCAACTACGAGAAGTACATGGAGGAGAACCCGAACATCGTCATCGAGGCGACCAACCTCGAGAACGGTGGCGCGGCGCGCGACGACGCTTACGCAAAGATCGCGGCCGGCACGGGCCTCAGCGACGTCGTCGCGATCGAGGAGGGCTGGCTCTCCACGATCGCCGAGGTGTCGACCGCGTTCGTCGACCTCCGCGACTACGGCATCGAGGACAACAAGAGCGACTGGCTCGACTGGAAGTACGCCCAGGGCACGGATGCCGACGGCCGCGTGTTCGGCGCCGGCCTCGACATCGGCCCGCAGGGCCTCTGCTTCCGCGGCGACCTCTTCGAGGCGGCTGGCCTGCCGGGCGACCGCGAGGGCTTCGCCGAGGCCATCGGCGGCGAGGACGCCACGTGGGAGTCGTTCTTCGAGTTCGGCCAGCAGTACACGGCCGCGAGCGGCAAGCCGTTCTACCACAACCCCTCATTCTTCTGGAACTCGTTCGTGAACCAGCAGGAGGAGGGCTACTACAAGAAGGACGGCGAGACCCTCAACATCAAGGACAACGCCGCCCTCAAGGGCCAGATGGACCTCATCGTCGCGAACGCCAACATCGGCGCCGGCCTCCCCGGCTGGGGGGTCGCCGACCAGGCCAAGAACGACGAGTTCGCGGTCTACGTCTGCCCGTCGTGGATGCTCGGTGTCGTGAGCGGCTACTACGACGCCGGCACGACCGGCACCGGCTGGGACTTCGCCGACGTCCTCCCGGGCGGTGCGGCCAACTGGGGTGGCGCCTTCCTCGGCGTCTCCGAGTCGTCCGAGCACAAGGAGGAGGCCGCCAAGCTCGCGCTGTGGCTCGCCGCCCCCGAGCAGCAGGCCGCTGCGTTCGAGGCCGCCGGTCCGTTCCCGAGCACGCTCGCGGGCCAGGACCTCGTGAAGGACTCGGTCTCCGAGTTCTTCAACGACGCCCCCGTCGGTGAGATCTTCTCGAACCGCGCCCAGGGCGTCATCGCCCAGGTCAAGGGCCCGGAGGACTCGAACATCCAGGACAACGTGTTCGGTCCGGTCTTCGACAAGGTCGGCCAGGGCGAGATCACCACGGGTGACGCCGCTTGGGCCGCCGCCATGGAGCTCCTCGACCAGCTCGTCAAGCAGTAA
- the pgm gene encoding phosphoglucomutase (alpha-D-glucose-1,6-bisphosphate-dependent), giving the protein MTSRAGTPAQPSDLIDVHELVDAYYQRTPDMSDAAQRVVFGTSGHRGSSLDGAFTETHIAAITQAIVEYRASQGITGPLFVGADTHGLSAPAQTTALGVLEANGVHALADEFDDFVPTPALSRAIIRYNAEHEGGPQADGIVITPSHNPPRDGGFKYNPPHGGPADSDATGWIANRANEIIEGGNREVRFAEPSAVDTYDFRGAYVDDLANVLDMEAIASSGLKLGADPLGGASVGYWALIAERYGLDLEVVNPAVDPTWSFMTLDWDEKIRMDPSSPSAMASVVARAADFAILTGNDADADRHGIVTPDGGLMNPNHYLAVAIQYLYTHRPGWRPDAAIGKTLVSSSMIDRVAASLGRRLWEVPVGFKWFVPGLVDGSVGFGGEESAGASFLTLDGKAWTTDKDGIILALLAAEIRAVTGKSPSELYRELTEQFGDPAYARVDAAATPEQKARLGKLSGDDITATELAGDPITARLSHAPGNGAAIGGVKVESEHAWFAARPSGTENVYKIYAESFRGPEHLALVQAEAKRIVDAALA; this is encoded by the coding sequence ATGACCTCGCGAGCCGGTACCCCCGCCCAGCCGTCCGACCTCATCGACGTGCACGAGCTCGTCGATGCGTACTACCAGCGCACCCCCGACATGTCGGATGCGGCGCAGCGGGTCGTGTTCGGCACGAGCGGGCACCGCGGATCGAGCCTCGACGGCGCCTTCACCGAGACGCACATCGCCGCGATCACGCAGGCGATCGTCGAGTACCGCGCCTCGCAGGGCATCACGGGCCCCCTCTTCGTCGGGGCGGACACGCACGGCCTCTCCGCCCCCGCCCAGACGACGGCGCTCGGCGTGCTCGAGGCGAACGGGGTGCACGCCCTCGCCGACGAGTTCGACGACTTCGTGCCGACGCCCGCGCTCAGCCGCGCCATCATCCGGTACAACGCCGAGCACGAGGGCGGCCCGCAGGCCGACGGCATCGTCATCACGCCGAGCCACAACCCGCCGCGCGACGGCGGCTTCAAGTACAACCCGCCGCACGGCGGCCCGGCCGACTCGGATGCGACGGGCTGGATCGCGAACCGCGCCAACGAGATCATCGAGGGCGGCAACCGCGAGGTGCGCTTCGCGGAGCCGTCGGCGGTCGACACCTACGACTTCCGCGGGGCGTACGTCGACGACCTCGCGAACGTGCTCGACATGGAGGCCATCGCATCCTCGGGCCTCAAGCTCGGCGCCGACCCGCTCGGCGGCGCGAGCGTCGGCTACTGGGCGCTCATCGCGGAGCGCTACGGGCTCGACCTCGAGGTCGTGAACCCGGCCGTCGACCCGACGTGGTCGTTCATGACGCTCGACTGGGACGAGAAGATCCGCATGGACCCGTCGTCGCCCTCGGCGATGGCGTCGGTCGTGGCGCGCGCGGCCGACTTCGCGATCCTCACGGGCAACGACGCCGATGCCGACCGGCACGGCATCGTGACGCCCGACGGCGGGCTCATGAACCCCAACCACTACCTCGCGGTCGCGATCCAGTACCTCTACACCCACCGCCCCGGCTGGCGCCCGGATGCCGCCATCGGCAAGACGCTCGTCTCGAGCTCGATGATCGACCGCGTCGCGGCGTCGCTCGGCCGGCGGCTGTGGGAGGTGCCGGTCGGGTTCAAGTGGTTCGTGCCGGGGCTCGTCGACGGCTCGGTCGGCTTCGGCGGCGAGGAGTCGGCGGGCGCGAGCTTCCTGACCCTCGACGGGAAGGCGTGGACGACCGACAAGGACGGCATCATCCTCGCGCTCCTCGCGGCCGAGATCCGCGCCGTCACGGGCAAGAGCCCGAGCGAGCTCTACCGCGAGCTCACGGAGCAGTTCGGCGACCCGGCGTACGCGCGCGTCGACGCCGCCGCGACGCCCGAGCAGAAGGCGCGCCTCGGCAAGCTCTCGGGCGACGACATCACGGCGACGGAGCTCGCGGGCGACCCCATCACGGCGAGGCTCTCGCACGCTCCGGGCAACGGCGCGGCGATCGGCGGCGTGAAGGTGGAGAGCGAGCACGCGTGGTTCGCGGCGCGCCCCTCGGGCACCGAGAACGTCTACAAGATCTACGCCGAGTCGTTCCGCGGGCCCGAGCATCTGGCCCTCGTGCAGGCGGAGGCGAAGCGCATCGTGGATGCCGCCCTCGCCTGA